Proteins encoded within one genomic window of Neochlamydia sp. AcF84:
- a CDS encoding MBOAT family protein → MLFNSYFFIFIYLPIVVAIFFVCCYFHLKKGAQLFLLISSLIFYAYWDVRFVPLLCASIFFNYIAGNQIYNASTSQLKKLYLLLSLAFNLALLLYFKYLNFFISSANYFLSSEVKLLDIILPLGISFFTFTQIAYLVDVYQARAVPGGWRSYSLFVTVFPHLIAGPVLHHKEMITQFDNPANYQWSSYNFAQGTFLFVIGLAKKVLIADAMYGYVTPVFDQNQTLIPFLQAWIGALAYSIELYFDFSGYSDMAVGLGLYFNIQLPLNFNSPYQATSMIDFWRRWHISLSNFLRDYLYIPLGGNRYGETRKLANLLITMLLGGAWHGANWTFVVWGLCHGFFLMINHLWRKLNVNLSPLLGQLLTFFCVVVAFAIFRSPDLPRAWMILKGLFGYNGIILPEKYEYSLAFLKAYGVAFERLHFSNVRLYDLLKILACLLAILLLPNSMWWKERFIRYPILAGLGLSALFIICLIDLNAVTEFLYYQF, encoded by the coding sequence ATGTTATTTAATTCTTATTTTTTCATCTTTATCTATCTTCCTATCGTGGTAGCAATATTTTTTGTTTGCTGCTATTTTCACCTCAAAAAAGGTGCTCAGCTATTTTTGCTAATCAGTTCTTTAATCTTTTATGCTTACTGGGATGTGCGGTTTGTTCCTTTATTATGTGCATCTATTTTTTTTAATTATATAGCAGGCAATCAGATATATAATGCTTCTACAAGCCAATTAAAAAAGCTTTATCTATTATTAAGCTTAGCATTCAATCTGGCTCTTTTACTTTATTTTAAATATCTTAATTTTTTTATTAGCAGTGCTAACTATTTTTTATCTTCTGAGGTAAAATTATTAGATATCATTCTACCCCTAGGAATCTCTTTTTTTACATTTACTCAAATAGCCTATCTTGTAGATGTTTATCAAGCGAGGGCCGTTCCGGGAGGGTGGCGCTCTTACAGCCTATTCGTAACAGTTTTTCCTCATTTAATCGCAGGTCCAGTCTTACACCATAAAGAAATGATTACACAATTTGACAACCCTGCCAACTATCAATGGTCTAGTTACAATTTTGCCCAAGGAACATTTTTATTCGTCATAGGATTAGCCAAAAAAGTCCTCATTGCTGATGCCATGTATGGATATGTCACCCCGGTTTTTGATCAAAATCAAACTTTAATCCCTTTTTTACAAGCCTGGATAGGGGCCTTAGCTTATTCTATAGAGCTTTATTTTGATTTCTCCGGCTATTCAGATATGGCTGTTGGATTAGGGCTCTACTTTAATATTCAATTGCCGCTTAATTTTAACTCTCCTTATCAAGCCACCTCAATGATTGATTTTTGGCGCCGGTGGCATATCTCGCTCTCTAATTTTTTGAGAGATTATTTATATATACCTTTAGGAGGTAACAGATATGGAGAAACCCGTAAATTAGCTAATCTGCTAATTACTATGCTCCTTGGTGGGGCTTGGCATGGAGCTAATTGGACCTTTGTAGTATGGGGCCTCTGCCACGGTTTTTTTCTTATGATTAATCATTTATGGCGCAAGCTTAATGTTAATTTATCACCTCTTTTAGGACAGCTGCTTACTTTTTTTTGCGTCGTAGTGGCTTTTGCTATCTTCCGCTCCCCTGATTTACCTAGAGCTTGGATGATATTAAAGGGATTGTTTGGCTACAATGGAATAATCCTTCCTGAGAAATATGAATATAGCTTAGCTTTTTTGAAAGCTTATGGAGTGGCTTTTGAAAGGCTTCATTTTTCCAATGTACGCCTCTATGATTTGCTAAAAATTTTAGCCTGCCTGTTAGCTATCTTATTACTTCCCAATAGCATGTGGTGGAAAGAACGTTTTATAAGATATCCTATTTTAGCGGGATTAGGCTTAAGTGCGCTTTTTATTATTTGCCTGATAGATTTGAATGCAGTCACAGAATTTCTTTATTATCAATTTTAA